One genomic window of Paenibacillus xylanilyticus includes the following:
- a CDS encoding YqeG family HAD IIIA-type phosphatase, with amino-acid sequence MFKMLMPKLRVDTVFDINLEELYAQGYRGIITDLDNTLVGAKAPDATPELIEWFARVKEAGFKLMIVSNNNLNRVSLFATPLDIQFVHSARKPSNAPFRRAMKMMELTPEKTIVVGDQMLTDVYGGNRLGLYTVLVLPISIGDEGFMTRFNRRVERIALTSLRKKGLWLEEEKKK; translated from the coding sequence TTGTTTAAAATGTTAATGCCCAAGCTGCGAGTAGACACGGTTTTTGACATAAATCTGGAAGAGCTGTACGCTCAAGGCTACCGTGGAATTATAACTGATCTGGATAATACGCTTGTCGGTGCCAAAGCTCCTGATGCCACACCGGAACTGATTGAATGGTTTGCGCGTGTGAAAGAGGCGGGTTTCAAGCTGATGATCGTGTCCAATAACAATTTGAACCGTGTATCTTTGTTTGCGACTCCGCTGGATATCCAGTTTGTGCATAGTGCACGCAAACCATCGAATGCACCGTTTCGTAGAGCAATGAAGATGATGGAGCTTACTCCAGAAAAAACGATTGTGGTAGGCGATCAGATGCTTACGGATGTATATGGAGGCAACCGATTGGGACTTTATACGGTCTTGGTGCTGCCCATTTCCATCGGTGATGAAGGCTTCATGACCCGCTTCAATCGTCGCGTGGAACGGATTGCTCTAACCAGTTTGCGCAAGAAAGGCTTATGGCTCGAGGAGGAAAAGAAGAAATGA